A single Prevotella sp. E15-22 DNA region contains:
- a CDS encoding carbohydrate-binding domain-containing protein, whose amino-acid sequence MKKRLYLVIATLMLVSIAMGQTLHVRMGSVTYLFPADKTGEMSYADGRTLSVMGKTFDLSTISTMTVDDATVKDNAVSITFSGTTATVVISGNIAPYVTATVNGAHVSIEQTNTDAVDGDEITYTLSGETANGSFSLAGSYKCSIALDGLTLTNSSGAAISITNGKRIQISAKKNTVNTLTDGSNGTQTGCIYSKGQIQLQGNGTLNVTGNTKHAIKSGDYVRVKNLTLNITKAVKDGISCNEYFLMESGMVTISGVGDEGVQCELDGTTSTGQTTDHEDEDSGNIYIEGGTLQVTSTKGEGIESKGELTISGGNVCVNAKDDAINAASHLTITDGIVYACSTGNDGIDANGNCYIKGGTIFAIGARQPEVAIDANTERNFKLYVSGGTIIAIGGLERGSSLTQSCYQASSWSSNRWYALTVGSQTIAFKTPSSGGSGLVVSGASQPTLKQGITVSDGTQIFGSNGYVDATVTGGSNVTLSAYSNQGGGPGGGGGPWW is encoded by the coding sequence ATGAAGAAAAGGTTATATTTAGTTATCGCAACCCTGATGCTGGTGAGCATCGCTATGGGTCAGACGCTCCATGTACGTATGGGCAGCGTCACTTATCTGTTTCCAGCCGACAAGACGGGCGAGATGTCCTATGCCGACGGCCGGACGCTGAGTGTAATGGGCAAGACCTTCGACCTCAGCACCATAAGTACTATGACGGTTGACGATGCGACAGTGAAAGACAATGCCGTTAGTATCACCTTTAGTGGTACTACGGCCACTGTCGTTATTAGCGGTAATATTGCGCCTTATGTCACAGCCACTGTTAATGGCGCCCATGTCAGTATCGAGCAAACCAACACCGACGCCGTTGATGGCGACGAGATTACCTATACCCTGAGTGGCGAGACCGCCAACGGCTCGTTCTCACTCGCAGGTTCCTATAAATGTAGTATCGCGCTCGATGGCCTCACGCTGACCAACTCCAGTGGGGCGGCCATCAGCATTACCAACGGCAAGCGCATCCAGATCAGTGCCAAGAAGAACACGGTCAACACCCTGACCGATGGCTCTAACGGCACGCAAACCGGCTGTATCTATAGCAAAGGACAGATCCAGTTGCAGGGCAATGGCACGCTGAACGTGACAGGTAACACCAAGCATGCCATCAAGAGTGGCGATTATGTGCGTGTAAAAAACCTCACGCTCAACATCACCAAGGCAGTGAAAGACGGCATCTCGTGCAACGAGTACTTCCTCATGGAGAGTGGCATGGTGACCATCAGCGGTGTGGGCGACGAGGGTGTCCAGTGCGAGCTCGACGGCACCACCTCGACAGGTCAGACCACCGACCACGAAGATGAGGACAGTGGTAATATCTATATCGAGGGCGGCACCCTCCAGGTGACCAGCACCAAAGGTGAGGGCATCGAGAGTAAGGGCGAGTTGACCATCAGTGGCGGCAATGTCTGCGTCAATGCCAAGGACGATGCCATCAATGCTGCCAGTCACCTCACCATCACGGACGGCATTGTCTATGCCTGTTCTACAGGCAACGATGGTATTGATGCCAACGGCAACTGTTATATAAAAGGTGGTACCATCTTTGCCATTGGTGCCCGTCAGCCCGAGGTGGCCATTGATGCTAATACTGAGCGCAACTTCAAACTCTATGTCAGTGGCGGCACCATCATTGCCATTGGCGGACTCGAGCGTGGCAGCAGTCTCACGCAGTCGTGCTATCAGGCCTCGTCGTGGAGCAGCAACCGTTGGTATGCGCTGACAGTCGGCTCTCAGACCATTGCCTTCAAGACACCCTCGAGTGGTGGCAGCGGTCTGGTGGTGAGCGGCGCCTCGCAGCCCACGCTGAAGCAGGGCATCACGGTGAGCGATGGTACCCAGATTTTTGGTAGCAATGGCTATGTCGATGCCACTGTCACTGGCGGTTCTAATGTCACACTCTCGGCCTATTCCAATCAGGGCGGTGGTCCTGGCGGTGGCGGCGGCCCTTGGTGGTAA
- a CDS encoding CCA tRNA nucleotidyltransferase produces MKLFSDEELAEILDQDIFHQISEAADRLGLECYVVGGFVRDIFLERPSNDIDVVVVGSGISVAKELKQMLGRKAHLSVFKNFGTAQVKYVSRAADGSKKEVEVEFVGARKESYSHDSRKPIVENGTLEDDQNRRDFTINAMAICLNKERFGELVDPFNGLADLEDGIIATPLEPGITFSDDPLRMMRCVRFATQLNFQIEDETFEALERMASRIKIVSGERIEVELNKIIMSPHPSKGFVDLQRCGLLNIILPELAALDIVEQKNGRAHKNNFYHTLEVLENVVKSQKQKGNFPPSAFNSQLYLRWAALLHDVGKTKTKRWDPAIGWTFHNHNYVGARMVQDIFRRLKLPLGPEMKYVQKLVDLHMRPQVIADSEVTDSAVRRLLNDAGDDIDDLMTLCEADITSKNETRKKMFLENFRMVREKLADLQEKDYKRLLQPVIDGNEIMELFHLKPSREVGTLKQCLKDAVLDNKVENEREPLMQLLMAKAREMGLI; encoded by the coding sequence ATGAAGTTATTTTCTGACGAAGAACTGGCCGAGATTCTTGACCAGGATATATTCCACCAGATTAGCGAGGCTGCCGACCGCTTAGGCCTGGAGTGCTATGTTGTGGGCGGTTTCGTTCGCGACATTTTTCTGGAGCGCCCATCCAACGATATCGATGTCGTGGTGGTGGGTAGCGGCATCAGTGTGGCCAAGGAACTCAAACAGATGCTGGGGCGCAAGGCCCACCTCTCTGTATTTAAGAACTTTGGCACTGCTCAGGTGAAATACGTGAGTAGGGCAGCCGACGGTTCCAAGAAAGAAGTCGAGGTGGAGTTCGTTGGCGCCCGCAAGGAGAGTTATAGTCACGACTCGCGCAAGCCCATCGTCGAGAATGGTACGTTGGAAGATGACCAGAACCGTCGCGATTTCACCATTAATGCCATGGCTATCTGTCTGAACAAGGAACGCTTTGGTGAACTGGTCGATCCCTTTAATGGCTTGGCCGACCTTGAGGATGGCATCATTGCCACTCCCTTGGAACCAGGCATCACCTTCAGCGACGACCCCCTGCGCATGATGCGCTGTGTGCGCTTTGCCACCCAGTTGAACTTCCAAATTGAGGACGAGACCTTCGAAGCCCTCGAGCGCATGGCCTCGCGTATCAAGATTGTCAGTGGCGAGCGTATCGAGGTGGAACTCAATAAGATTATCATGTCTCCCCATCCCAGCAAGGGTTTCGTCGACCTTCAGCGCTGTGGCCTGCTCAATATCATCCTGCCAGAGTTGGCAGCCCTTGATATTGTTGAACAGAAGAATGGGCGTGCCCATAAGAACAACTTCTATCATACGCTGGAGGTGTTGGAGAATGTGGTGAAGAGTCAGAAGCAGAAAGGCAACTTCCCACCCTCAGCCTTCAACTCTCAACTCTACCTCCGTTGGGCGGCTTTGCTCCACGATGTAGGTAAGACCAAAACCAAGCGCTGGGACCCTGCCATAGGCTGGACCTTTCACAATCATAATTATGTAGGTGCCAGAATGGTGCAAGACATCTTCCGCCGACTGAAGTTGCCTCTGGGTCCTGAGATGAAGTACGTGCAGAAACTGGTCGATCTCCACATGCGTCCGCAGGTCATTGCCGACAGCGAGGTGACCGACAGTGCCGTGCGCCGTCTGCTGAACGATGCTGGCGATGATATCGACGACCTGATGACCCTTTGCGAGGCCGATATCACCTCGAAGAACGAGACACGCAAAAAGATGTTCCTCGAGAATTTCCGCATGGTCCGCGAAAAATTGGCCGACCTGCAGGAGAAAGACTACAAGCGACTGCTGCAGCCTGTAATCGATGGTAACGAGATTATGGAGCTGTTCCATCTGAAGCCCTCACGCGAGGTGGGCACCCTGAAGCAATGTCTGAAGGATGCCGTGCTCGACAATAAGGTGGAGAACGAGCGTGAGCCCCTGATGCAATTGCTCATGGCCAAGGCCCGTGAGATGGGACTTATTTAA
- a CDS encoding M6 family metalloprotease domain-containing protein — protein sequence MKRCTRIWMMCLLLMGIAQQAMAQRGCRPQLMSKGVPAYVSETRRAALEGSDDEQTKDTTYIGNRHQLVVLAAFSDTVFSANEAETIEHWEKVLNAEDFEEEPFQGSVHDYFRDQSYGQLNLNFDVHYITVDKASKYRSTARDDENSKYLVQDIMDSLKKMDIDWSLYDWNGDGYMNQLLIIYAGKGLNDGGGTNSIWPHQWWMSMHENCGPISISYNDKTYLVDSYCCVNELSNDVNGSTFGTICHEYSHCFGLPDFYNGRAKYVGEWDLMDCGNYNGKGFVPTGYSAFERMYMGWLTPEELTADTTITDMPALNDEPMAYMVRNDGHQDEYYIIENRQQTKWDSKVPGNGIVIFHVDYNKRVFLYDWVNTTSRQRYTIFAANNNPQTYISTFLAGWPYPSAAGNNALTNTSAPAAKLNNMNTDSTYLMSKPITNMAVDNGLASFDFMKKIVPDDTTQTDTTSTDIITIHTTDIKPMPNRDNTRYNLNGQHVDSHYKGLVIINRRKRLIK from the coding sequence ATGAAACGATGTACAAGAATATGGATGATGTGCCTGCTACTTATGGGCATCGCACAACAAGCTATGGCACAGAGAGGATGCCGCCCACAACTGATGAGTAAGGGTGTGCCGGCATATGTGAGCGAGACGCGACGAGCCGCCTTGGAGGGAAGCGATGATGAACAGACGAAAGACACCACCTATATTGGCAACAGACACCAACTGGTGGTATTGGCTGCCTTCAGCGACACGGTTTTTTCTGCCAATGAAGCTGAGACCATAGAACACTGGGAAAAGGTGTTGAATGCCGAGGACTTTGAGGAAGAGCCTTTCCAAGGGTCTGTACACGATTACTTCCGCGACCAGAGCTACGGGCAGTTGAACCTCAACTTCGACGTGCACTACATCACTGTGGATAAAGCTAGCAAATATCGCAGTACGGCCAGAGACGACGAGAACTCGAAATACTTGGTACAGGACATCATGGACAGTCTGAAGAAAATGGATATTGACTGGAGTCTGTACGACTGGAACGGAGATGGCTATATGAACCAACTGCTCATCATCTATGCCGGCAAAGGCTTGAATGACGGTGGCGGAACGAACTCCATCTGGCCACACCAGTGGTGGATGAGCATGCACGAGAACTGCGGTCCCATCAGTATTTCGTATAACGACAAGACCTATCTGGTGGATTCCTACTGTTGCGTTAACGAGCTATCGAACGATGTCAACGGCAGTACCTTCGGCACTATCTGTCATGAATACAGCCACTGTTTTGGACTGCCCGACTTTTACAATGGCCGTGCGAAATATGTGGGAGAATGGGACCTGATGGACTGTGGCAACTACAATGGCAAAGGATTCGTTCCTACAGGCTACTCGGCTTTTGAACGCATGTACATGGGATGGCTGACGCCCGAGGAACTGACTGCCGACACAACTATCACCGACATGCCGGCCCTCAACGACGAGCCCATGGCCTATATGGTGCGCAACGACGGCCATCAGGATGAGTATTACATTATTGAGAACCGTCAGCAGACAAAATGGGACAGTAAGGTGCCTGGCAATGGCATCGTCATCTTCCATGTGGACTACAACAAAAGGGTGTTCCTATACGATTGGGTGAACACCACATCGCGCCAGCGCTACACTATCTTTGCGGCCAACAACAACCCGCAGACATATATATCAACATTCCTGGCGGGATGGCCCTACCCCTCGGCAGCAGGAAACAACGCGCTGACCAACACATCGGCCCCTGCCGCCAAATTGAACAACATGAACACGGACTCGACATATCTGATGTCGAAGCCCATCACCAACATGGCGGTGGACAACGGACTGGCATCGTTCGACTTTATGAAAAAAATAGTGCCCGATGATACGACCCAGACGGATACGACATCAACGGACATTATCACTATTCATACGACGGACATAAAACCGATGCCCAATCGTGACAACACGCGCTATAACCTGAACGGACAGCACGTGGACAGTCATTATAAAGGATTGGTGATTATCAACCGACGCAAACGGCTGATTAAATAA
- a CDS encoding DUF1599 domain-containing protein has translation MDKFEKTNAEFEAAIAECRDIFSKKLHDYGASWRILRPASLTDQLFIKAKRIRSLEIKQESLVGEGIRPEFVALINYGIVGLIQLEKGFADTVDMDNDAAMALYDHYAHEALELMKRKNHDYDEAWRGMRVSSYTDLILTKIERIKEIENLSGQTLISEGIDANYMDIINYAVFGLIKLKE, from the coding sequence ATGGATAAGTTTGAAAAGACAAATGCTGAGTTTGAGGCCGCCATCGCCGAATGTCGTGACATTTTCTCAAAGAAACTGCACGACTATGGAGCATCGTGGCGCATCTTGCGTCCTGCCTCGCTGACCGACCAACTCTTCATCAAGGCCAAGCGCATCCGCTCGCTGGAAATCAAGCAGGAGTCGCTGGTGGGCGAAGGTATCCGCCCTGAGTTCGTGGCCCTTATCAACTACGGCATCGTAGGACTGATACAACTGGAAAAGGGCTTTGCCGATACGGTGGATATGGACAACGACGCCGCCATGGCGCTGTACGACCACTATGCCCACGAGGCCCTGGAACTGATGAAACGCAAGAACCACGACTATGACGAGGCGTGGCGCGGCATGCGTGTGAGCAGTTATACCGACCTCATCCTTACCAAGATAGAGCGTATCAAGGAGATTGAGAATCTGAGCGGACAGACCCTTATCAGTGAGGGTATTGACGCCAATTATATGGACATCATCAACTACGCAGTCTTCGGACTGATCAAGTTGAAAGAATGA
- a CDS encoding phosphatase PAP2 family protein has product MKNLALIIAFIASVVSGSAENYLNQEPLKLQVPELKPELVKVTKTPLDYQLNNTTVSTKMDFDFFTSKTNPNVKANKVMDDLSFAGVPLFLAGIAIKGDKANFRQDYGNAHANTRLLTSFKTRIDDYTQFFGPAMTVGLKLGGVEGRSDWPRLFASAVMSYGIMAGFVNGIKYTAKEMRPDGSTANSWPSGHTATSFVGATLLHKEYGLTRSPWYSVAGYGVATATGIMRILNNRHWISDVMSGAGIGIMSTELGYALSDVLFKNKGLLRGDLEGVSDRPSFFAISMGMSYGLKNLTFHDSDEQYAGDNDFDEDSEAFNVDFHTASVVDIEGAYFLNKYVGIGGRLRVRAMTAKGWSNFIEDAKSDRKDLESSLADIIDMASSMPTQTIKNEMQNLTTLEEYSIESDHLTEFSANVGLYFNLPLSSRFALGSKLLIGRSMTQELDINAHYQGDTKNMAYDMNISDGYADPDKNDMSLIVKDFYSTNNPYDIEWDYLTLGGNNSTNFGTGLSLTYRYKSNFSWRLFCDYDFSKKEYTLTADPLRYLKVGTPNISSLFDMLGAPMDPIVYKKEKNVSFFTIGASFAVNF; this is encoded by the coding sequence ATGAAAAATCTAGCTTTAATCATTGCTTTCATCGCTTCCGTGGTGAGCGGAAGTGCAGAAAACTACCTGAACCAAGAGCCACTGAAACTGCAAGTACCAGAACTGAAACCTGAATTGGTGAAAGTGACCAAAACACCACTGGACTATCAACTGAACAATACGACTGTTAGCACTAAGATGGACTTCGACTTCTTTACATCGAAGACAAATCCCAACGTGAAAGCAAATAAGGTAATGGACGATTTGTCGTTTGCAGGCGTGCCCCTCTTCCTGGCTGGCATTGCCATCAAAGGCGATAAAGCAAACTTCCGTCAGGACTATGGCAACGCACATGCCAACACCCGACTGCTCACCAGCTTTAAGACACGCATTGACGACTACACGCAGTTCTTCGGTCCAGCCATGACCGTGGGCCTGAAACTGGGTGGTGTGGAAGGTCGTAGCGACTGGCCCCGCTTGTTTGCATCGGCAGTCATGTCATACGGCATCATGGCCGGCTTTGTGAACGGCATCAAATACACTGCCAAGGAGATGCGCCCTGATGGTTCGACAGCCAACTCATGGCCATCAGGCCATACAGCCACCTCGTTTGTGGGTGCTACCCTGCTGCATAAGGAGTATGGACTGACCCGTTCTCCCTGGTATTCTGTGGCTGGCTATGGTGTGGCCACCGCCACGGGTATCATGCGTATTCTGAACAACCGTCACTGGATCAGCGATGTGATGTCGGGCGCCGGCATCGGTATCATGTCAACCGAGTTGGGCTACGCGCTGAGCGACGTGCTGTTTAAGAACAAAGGACTGCTGCGAGGCGACCTGGAGGGTGTGAGCGACAGACCATCGTTCTTTGCCATTTCAATGGGCATGAGCTATGGTCTGAAAAACCTGACCTTCCATGACAGCGACGAGCAATATGCAGGGGATAACGATTTTGACGAGGACTCTGAGGCATTTAACGTGGATTTCCACACAGCCTCGGTTGTGGATATTGAAGGTGCTTACTTCCTTAACAAATATGTGGGTATAGGCGGTCGTCTGCGCGTACGTGCCATGACTGCCAAAGGATGGAGTAACTTCATTGAGGATGCCAAGAGCGATCGCAAAGACTTGGAAAGCAGTCTGGCAGACATTATTGACATGGCTTCGAGCATGCCCACACAAACCATCAAGAACGAGATGCAGAACCTAACCACCCTGGAGGAATATTCCATTGAGAGTGACCACCTGACGGAGTTCTCGGCCAATGTAGGTCTGTATTTCAATCTGCCACTGAGCAGTCGCTTCGCGCTGGGTTCGAAGCTGCTTATCGGACGATCAATGACACAGGAATTGGATATTAATGCTCACTATCAGGGCGACACCAAGAACATGGCATACGATATGAATATCTCGGATGGTTATGCCGATCCAGACAAGAACGACATGTCGCTGATTGTCAAGGACTTCTATTCAACAAACAATCCTTATGACATAGAATGGGACTACCTGACCCTGGGAGGTAATAACTCGACGAATTTCGGCACTGGTCTGTCACTGACCTATCGCTATAAGTCGAACTTCTCGTGGCGACTGTTCTGCGACTATGACTTCTCAAAGAAGGAGTATACACTGACGGCCGACCCACTGCGCTACCTCAAGGTTGGTACACCTAACATCAGTTCTCTGTTTGACATGCTCGGTGCGCCCATGGATCCCATCGTTTACAAGAAGGAAAAGAACGTGAGCTTCTTCACCATCGGTGCTTCGTTTGCAGTTAATTTCTAA
- the tpiA gene encoding triose-phosphate isomerase: protein MKKTIVNLCRLVLATVFILSGFVKAVDPIGTQYKIEDYLQAMNLGAWLPDAGALILSVVISATEFCIGIFLLFAIRRRLCSHLAVIIMALMTPLTLWLALTNPISDCGCFGDAVVLTNWQTFWKNVVLLAAAIVVMKWPTKMVRFVSESNQWIVVNYSLIFTLVISAWSLYDRPQFDFRPYHVGTDLRTGWMQMMEGQESPYADFFIERMDNGEDITEEVLNNEGYTFLLVAPYLEQADDSQLDLINQVYEYAQEYDYPFYGLTASGEKAINLWRDLTGADYPFCQTDGTTLKTVIRSNPGLILLKDGVVIQKWSHNLLPNEQELEKPLEESTLGKMPDDTVGKRIVRILLWFVLPLMLLTIADRLWAWTKWIRRHKKLISYINKKEVKMRKKIVAGNWKMNMNLQDGIALAKELNETLKAEKPNCGVVICTPFIHLASIAQFLDQNIIGLGAENCADKEKGAFTGEVSAEMVKSTGAQYVILGHSERREYYKETPEILKEKVLLAQKNDLKVIFCIGESLEEREAGKQNEVVKAELEGSVFNLSEEDFRKIVIAYEPIWAIGTGKTATAEQAEEIHAYIRSIIAEKYGQAVADDTTILYGGSCKASNAPELFAKPDIDGGLIGGASLKAADFKGIIDAFK, encoded by the coding sequence ATGAAAAAAACTATCGTCAATTTGTGTCGCCTGGTGCTGGCGACGGTCTTTATCCTCTCTGGATTCGTCAAGGCTGTCGACCCTATAGGCACGCAATACAAGATTGAGGACTATCTGCAGGCGATGAACCTGGGAGCCTGGCTGCCCGACGCTGGCGCACTGATCCTATCGGTGGTCATCTCGGCAACGGAGTTCTGCATCGGCATCTTCCTACTGTTCGCCATCAGGCGCAGACTCTGTTCTCATCTTGCGGTGATTATCATGGCGCTGATGACACCGTTGACACTCTGGTTAGCACTGACCAACCCCATTAGCGACTGCGGTTGCTTTGGCGATGCGGTGGTACTGACCAACTGGCAGACTTTCTGGAAGAACGTGGTGCTGCTCGCAGCTGCCATCGTGGTGATGAAATGGCCAACAAAGATGGTGCGATTTGTCAGCGAGTCGAATCAATGGATTGTCGTCAACTACTCGTTGATATTCACTCTGGTCATCTCGGCATGGAGTCTCTACGACAGACCACAGTTTGACTTCCGGCCGTACCATGTGGGCACCGACCTGAGAACTGGATGGATGCAGATGATGGAAGGACAGGAATCGCCCTATGCCGATTTCTTCATCGAACGGATGGACAACGGCGAGGACATTACCGAAGAGGTGCTGAACAACGAAGGATATACGTTCCTGCTGGTGGCACCCTATCTGGAGCAGGCAGACGACTCGCAACTGGACTTGATTAACCAGGTGTATGAGTATGCACAGGAATATGACTATCCGTTCTACGGACTTACCGCCAGCGGTGAGAAGGCCATCAACCTGTGGCGCGACCTCACGGGTGCGGATTACCCCTTCTGTCAGACCGACGGAACAACGTTGAAGACGGTTATCCGCAGCAACCCCGGTCTCATCCTGCTGAAAGACGGCGTGGTGATTCAGAAATGGAGTCATAACCTGCTGCCCAACGAACAGGAACTGGAAAAGCCCTTGGAAGAGTCGACACTGGGCAAGATGCCCGACGACACCGTGGGCAAGCGCATCGTCCGCATTCTGCTGTGGTTTGTCCTGCCATTGATGCTCCTAACGATTGCCGACCGTTTGTGGGCATGGACAAAATGGATTAGAAGACATAAGAAACTAATTAGTTATATCAACAAAAAAGAAGTAAAAATGAGAAAGAAAATTGTTGCAGGTAACTGGAAGATGAACATGAATCTCCAGGATGGTATCGCTCTGGCAAAGGAGCTGAATGAGACTTTGAAGGCTGAGAAGCCTAACTGTGGTGTAGTGATCTGCACACCATTCATCCACCTCGCTTCTATCGCACAGTTCCTCGACCAGAACATCATCGGTCTGGGTGCTGAGAACTGCGCTGACAAGGAGAAGGGTGCTTTCACCGGTGAGGTTTCTGCCGAGATGGTAAAGAGCACTGGTGCTCAGTATGTCATCCTGGGTCACTCTGAGCGTCGTGAGTACTACAAGGAGACTCCAGAGATCCTGAAGGAGAAGGTGCTGCTGGCTCAGAAGAACGATCTGAAGGTTATCTTCTGCATCGGTGAGTCACTCGAGGAGCGCGAGGCTGGCAAGCAGAACGAGGTTGTAAAGGCCGAGCTCGAGGGTTCAGTATTCAACCTGAGCGAGGAAGACTTCCGCAAGATTGTTATCGCCTACGAGCCTATCTGGGCTATCGGTACTGGTAAGACCGCTACCGCTGAGCAGGCTGAGGAGATCCACGCTTATATCCGCTCAATCATCGCTGAGAAGTATGGTCAGGCTGTAGCCGACGATACCACTATCCTCTATGGTGGTTCTTGCAAGGCTTCAAACGCTCCTGAGCTGTTTGCAAAGCCCGACATCGACGGTGGTCTGATTGGTGGCGCTTCACTGAAGGCTGCTGACTTCAAGGGCATCATCGACGCCTTCAAATAA
- a CDS encoding SPOR domain-containing protein, whose product MMKHFITILILCVGIIFSADAQTFTQRIQKTVQGQGTVTIHQDKTIEELVNGNPETTTKRDVKPVAKPQPKKTVQPQQKADDKQQKTEVKQTSNEVKQHPVAIEQKETTPDSVSQAPKHTIKTTGYRVQVFAGGNTRRDRQRAEQAGNALRQLFPGEEVYVHFYSPRWICRLGNYRTYEEAHEKMLEVRKMGYDAATIVKGKITLSQ is encoded by the coding sequence ATGATGAAGCACTTCATCACTATCCTTATTCTGTGTGTCGGCATTATTTTCAGTGCCGACGCACAGACTTTTACCCAGCGCATCCAGAAGACTGTGCAGGGACAAGGCACCGTTACCATTCATCAGGACAAGACTATTGAGGAACTGGTTAACGGTAATCCTGAGACAACAACGAAGAGGGACGTAAAGCCCGTGGCAAAGCCACAACCAAAGAAGACCGTTCAGCCACAACAGAAAGCTGACGACAAGCAACAGAAGACAGAGGTGAAGCAGACAAGCAATGAGGTCAAGCAGCATCCTGTTGCCATAGAGCAGAAAGAAACAACGCCCGACTCAGTGAGTCAGGCGCCTAAGCATACAATTAAGACAACAGGCTACCGCGTTCAGGTCTTTGCGGGTGGCAACACACGTCGCGACCGCCAGCGTGCCGAGCAGGCAGGCAACGCCCTCCGTCAGTTGTTCCCTGGCGAGGAGGTTTACGTGCATTTCTATTCGCCCCGCTGGATCTGCCGTCTGGGCAACTACCGCACCTACGAGGAGGCTCACGAGAAGATGCTCGAAGTGCGCAAGATGGGCTACGACGCGGCCACCATCGTCAAAGGAAAAATCACACTATCACAATAA
- the folE gene encoding GTP cyclohydrolase I FolE, whose amino-acid sequence MTTEPEYREGLDELASHYKRVLELLGEDPEREGLQKTPMRVAKAMQVLTRGYEMDAHEVLTGALFREDYNHMVIVKDIDFFSLCEHHLLPMYGKVHVAYIPNGYITGLSKIARVVDIFSHRLQVQERMTMQIRQCIEETLHPLGVMVVVEAKHMCMQMRGVEKQNSITTTSEFSGAFEQAKTRQEFMNLISHGI is encoded by the coding sequence ATGACAACAGAACCCGAATACAGAGAAGGCCTCGACGAGTTGGCCTCACATTATAAGCGTGTGCTGGAGCTGCTGGGCGAGGACCCAGAACGCGAAGGACTGCAGAAGACGCCCATGCGCGTGGCCAAGGCCATGCAGGTGCTTACACGCGGTTACGAGATGGATGCACACGAGGTGCTTACAGGCGCCCTCTTCAGAGAGGACTACAACCACATGGTGATTGTGAAGGACATTGACTTCTTCTCACTCTGTGAGCATCACCTGCTGCCAATGTACGGTAAGGTACATGTGGCATATATCCCTAATGGCTACATCACTGGTCTGTCGAAGATTGCCCGTGTGGTAGACATCTTCAGCCATCGCCTGCAGGTGCAGGAGCGCATGACCATGCAGATTCGCCAATGCATAGAAGAGACACTCCATCCCCTGGGTGTGATGGTTGTGGTCGAGGCTAAGCACATGTGTATGCAGATGCGTGGTGTAGAGAAACAAAACTCCATCACCACCACCAGCGAGTTTAGCGGTGCCTTTGAGCAGGCCAAAACGCGCCAAGAGTTTATGAACCTCATTTCTCACGGAATCTAA